The window GGCGAGGTGCAGGTGTACGCGAGCCTCGGGCGCGCCGATGACCTGTGGCCGACGATCGAGCGCGCGTTCGCGCAGGGCTTTCGCGCGCTGAAGCTGCGGTCGTCCGGATCGATCGCCGACCACCTCGCGGTCGTGGTGCCGGTACGCGCGCAGGTGGGCGAGGCGTGCGGCCTCATGCTCGACGTCAACGCGTCGTGGGACGCGGAGACGGCGATCGCGACGATCGGCGCGCTTCGCGACGTTCGGCTGACGTGGCTGGAGGAGCCGATCCCGGCCGACGCCCCCGCCGCGCTCTGGCGCAGGCTCGCGCAGGCCGCCCCGATGCCGCTCGCCGGCGGCGAGAACCTGCTCGCCGAAGCCGAGTTCGACGACGCGCTCGCGGAACGCTCGCTCGCCGTCCTGCAGCCGGACATCACCAAATGGGGCGGGCTGTCGGGCGGGATGCCGCTCGCCCGGCGGATCGTCGCGGCGGGGCGGCGGCTGTGTCCGCACATGTTCACCGGCGCGCCGGGCGTGCTCGCGTCCGCGCACCTGCTCGCGGCGAGCGGCGCGGCCGACGGCATGCTCGAATACGGGGTCGGCGCGAATCCGGCGCGCGACACGCTGCTCGACGCGCCGATCGTCGGCGGCGCGCTGGTGCTGGGCCACGAGCCGGGCCTGGGATTGCGCGTGAACGACAAGCGGCTCGCGCCGTACCGGATCGCGTTGTGATCGCCGCGCGCGCGCCCACCGCACTGGAAGGTTGCCGAGCATGGAACCGGTGAATCCCGTCGCGACGTTCGCGCGGTATCCGACGTCGTCGATCTCCGACGCGCTCGACGAACTCGGCATCGCCGGGGCGTTCTCGGGCATCGGTGCGATGCGCGAGGGCCTCGGGCGCGTGTGCGGGCGCGCGCTGCCGGTCCGGTTCGTGCGCAAGGCGAAGGCTCCGGACGCCTACCGCTTCGGCGGCGGCGTCGGCAAGCCGCTCGAGATCGTGCTGAAGACGATGCGCGCGGGCGACGTGGTCGTGATGGATCTCGACGGCGCGACCAACGCCTCCGCGTGGGGCGGCCTCGCATCGCGGCTCGCGCAGCGCCGCGGCGTGCGCGGCACGATCCTGTGGGGCACCTGCCGCGACCTGGAGGAGATTCGCGCGGTCGGCTATCCGGTGTGGGCGGTGGGTGTGTGCCCGCGCCGCAGCCGCAACGAGTTCGCGTTCGGCTCGATCAACGAGCCGATCGAGGTCGCCGGCGTCGCGGTTGCGCCGGGCGACGTCATCGTGGCCGACGAGAGCGGCGCGGTGTGCGTCCCCTCCGCTCGCGCGAATGAGACGCTCGCGTTGCTCGAACGCATCGAGGCGCAGGAGCGCGCGCTCGAGGAGCAGGTGCGCGACGACGCGGTGCGCTCGTGGGACGAGGTCTGATGCGCGCGCGGCGAACCGGGCCGGTTCGGCGCAGCGCGACTTCAGGCGCGTCGCGATCGCGGCGGCGGGGAGCGTTGTCATGACCCCCTCGACCTTCAGCGCGCTCTAC of the Burkholderiales bacterium genome contains:
- a CDS encoding RraA family protein; this encodes MNPVATFARYPTSSISDALDELGIAGAFSGIGAMREGLGRVCGRALPVRFVRKAKAPDAYRFGGGVGKPLEIVLKTMRAGDVVVMDLDGATNASAWGGLASRLAQRRGVRGTILWGTCRDLEEIRAVGYPVWAVGVCPRRSRNEFAFGSINEPIEVAGVAVAPGDVIVADESGAVCVPSARANETLALLERIEAQERALEEQVRDDAVRSWDEV
- a CDS encoding mandelate racemase/muconate lactonizing enzyme family protein, with the translated sequence MKLEAPAPAAATAPIAIRSVEPVALEVPLDRAVANPIMAFASTVALLVRVVDDDGVEGWGEVWCNFPRFGLRHRALLVSEVFAPMLAGRSFGSPADAWAAMNASSRLLRLQSGEHGPIAAAIAGIDIALHDIAAKRAGLPLWRMLGGTRGEVQVYASLGRADDLWPTIERAFAQGFRALKLRSSGSIADHLAVVVPVRAQVGEACGLMLDVNASWDAETAIATIGALRDVRLTWLEEPIPADAPAALWRRLAQAAPMPLAGGENLLAEAEFDDALAERSLAVLQPDITKWGGLSGGMPLARRIVAAGRRLCPHMFTGAPGVLASAHLLAASGAADGMLEYGVGANPARDTLLDAPIVGGALVLGHEPGLGLRVNDKRLAPYRIAL